One Alicyclobacillus acidoterrestris DNA window includes the following coding sequences:
- a CDS encoding DeoR/GlpR family DNA-binding transcription regulator, giving the protein MIKSKRIQQIQEYVAQHQTVSLDELMNVFDVSKNTIRRDVQWLVERGEVKKVYGGIAINDDAPPLISFQDRQTHNKQQKEVIGKLAADFVQDGDVIFIDSGTTTLEMFNFIKHKEITIVTSNLNLIISALPFENLNIISIGGMLERKTNSFTCFKEINILNIYNINKAFMASTGVSITNGVTNSSPLETELKQTAVRKGSQVFLLIDHNKFDKNGLMTYCDLSEIDYLVTDCSLEQKYRTYAEENNIQVVTP; this is encoded by the coding sequence ATGATCAAGTCAAAGCGAATACAACAAATTCAAGAGTACGTTGCTCAGCATCAAACAGTATCGTTAGATGAACTTATGAATGTATTTGATGTGTCTAAAAACACAATTCGGCGGGATGTGCAGTGGTTAGTCGAACGCGGCGAAGTAAAAAAGGTGTACGGGGGCATCGCCATAAATGATGACGCGCCTCCACTAATATCCTTCCAAGATAGACAGACACATAACAAACAACAAAAAGAGGTAATTGGAAAACTCGCTGCGGACTTTGTTCAGGATGGGGATGTGATTTTTATTGATTCCGGAACAACAACGCTTGAAATGTTTAATTTCATTAAACATAAGGAAATTACCATTGTAACAAGTAACTTGAATTTAATCATCAGCGCGTTGCCGTTCGAAAACTTAAACATCATATCGATTGGTGGTATGCTTGAACGTAAAACAAATTCATTTACATGCTTCAAGGAAATAAACATCTTGAACATCTACAACATCAACAAGGCGTTCATGGCTTCGACAGGTGTTTCTATTACAAATGGAGTGACAAATTCATCTCCTCTTGAAACCGAACTGAAGCAAACAGCAGTTCGCAAAGGCTCACAAGTCTTTTTGTTAATCGACCACAACAAATTTGATAAAAACGGTCTGATGACATACTGCGATTTGAGTGAAATCGACTACTTAGTGACAGATTG